A single region of the Arthrobacter sp. PAMC25564 genome encodes:
- a CDS encoding glycosyltransferase, which produces MTLSVAVAAVTFDRPRELAVLLDAINNQTAPVRSICLVDSGTVPAKDVADQHGNVDYVRSEANLGGAGGFSLAILKAVASGADWIWMMDDDAEPGDPECLATLLREAQARGLDAVVPLVVAPGHPEQLSFFFRLDGKVTHDRAAVEKLEFLPDDGHFFNGALIRSDVFFKVGLPDMRLFIRGDEVDFTLRLRKAGIRFGTVTTAAITHPHAFSETKHVYGARWHVIVPDSAFKRYFYYRNRGYMIRRHFRVKSFIADVGGYLGYFLRRGDFRGLADWFGAFSKGLRGKGFGPLKDQKF; this is translated from the coding sequence ATGACCCTGTCGGTTGCAGTTGCTGCCGTGACGTTTGACCGTCCCCGGGAGCTGGCCGTCCTGCTGGACGCCATCAACAACCAGACCGCGCCGGTCCGCTCCATCTGCCTTGTCGACAGCGGCACGGTGCCCGCCAAAGACGTTGCGGACCAGCACGGAAACGTGGACTATGTCCGGTCCGAGGCGAACCTTGGCGGTGCGGGCGGTTTTTCCCTGGCGATCCTCAAGGCGGTGGCCAGCGGGGCGGACTGGATCTGGATGATGGACGACGACGCCGAACCCGGCGACCCGGAATGCCTCGCCACCCTGCTGCGCGAGGCGCAGGCCCGCGGCCTCGACGCCGTCGTCCCCCTCGTGGTGGCCCCCGGCCACCCGGAGCAGCTGTCCTTCTTCTTCCGCCTCGACGGGAAGGTCACCCACGACCGCGCCGCTGTGGAGAAGCTGGAATTCCTGCCGGACGACGGGCACTTCTTTAATGGCGCCCTGATCCGCTCCGACGTCTTCTTTAAGGTCGGCCTGCCCGACATGCGTCTCTTCATCCGCGGTGACGAGGTTGACTTCACCCTCCGCCTGCGGAAGGCCGGCATCCGTTTCGGCACAGTGACGACGGCCGCCATCACCCATCCGCACGCCTTTTCCGAGACCAAGCATGTTTATGGCGCCAGGTGGCACGTGATCGTGCCGGACAGCGCGTTCAAGCGCTACTTCTACTACCGGAACCGCGGTTACATGATCCGCCGCCATTTCCGGGTCAAGTCCTTCATCGCGGATGTCGGCGGCTATCTGGGGTACTTCCTGCGCCGCGGCGACTTCCGCGGCCTGGCGGACTGGTTCGGCGCGTTTTCGAAAGGTCTCCGCGGCAAGGGATTCGGCCCCCTCAAGGACCAGAAGTTCTAG
- a CDS encoding MraY family glycosyltransferase: MIMYLLMMLTAAIVSYAATWGARLVGNRLELFSPIRSRDMHTTPVSRLGGLGIFAGVLVALAVASQSFFVKDIFRNNAAPWGVLAGAVLIVVVGLADDLLDLRWWVKLIGQSAAAFVVALWGVRVTIVPFVPEPFIIHDEATSIVLTTGLIVTTMNAFNFIDGLDGLAAGVAIIGGAAFFLTAYWVHRTAVLLDRSDLATLLTAAVVGSCLGFLPHNWFPSKIFMGDSGAMLIGLLMASAGIVSTGQITSGLYDRLNGIPTIIPILLPFAVLFLPLLDLSLAVVRRTALGRSPWSADRGHLHHKLLDIGYSHRGAVVLMYLWTCVLAFGGLAFVVYPWQTVLPLDLAATVVMAVVTAWPYFRRRTPGRPAGTPE; the protein is encoded by the coding sequence GTGATTATGTACCTGCTCATGATGCTGACAGCGGCAATCGTGAGCTATGCGGCGACGTGGGGTGCGCGGCTGGTCGGCAACAGGCTGGAACTGTTTTCCCCGATCCGCAGCCGTGACATGCACACCACGCCGGTCTCCCGGCTCGGCGGGCTGGGGATCTTTGCCGGCGTGCTGGTGGCGCTGGCCGTTGCGAGCCAATCCTTCTTCGTCAAGGACATCTTCCGGAACAACGCCGCGCCCTGGGGAGTCCTTGCCGGGGCGGTACTGATCGTTGTGGTTGGCCTCGCCGACGACCTGCTGGACCTGCGCTGGTGGGTAAAGCTCATCGGCCAGAGCGCCGCTGCCTTCGTGGTGGCGCTCTGGGGTGTGCGCGTGACGATTGTTCCCTTCGTCCCGGAACCGTTCATTATTCACGACGAGGCCACGAGCATTGTCCTGACGACCGGACTCATTGTCACCACCATGAACGCCTTCAACTTCATCGACGGGCTGGACGGCCTGGCCGCGGGCGTCGCGATCATCGGGGGAGCGGCGTTCTTCCTGACGGCCTACTGGGTGCACCGGACCGCCGTCCTGCTGGACCGCTCGGACCTGGCAACACTCCTGACGGCAGCGGTGGTGGGCAGCTGCCTCGGCTTCCTGCCGCACAACTGGTTTCCCTCGAAGATCTTCATGGGCGATTCCGGTGCGATGCTGATCGGGCTGCTCATGGCTTCGGCCGGCATCGTGTCCACGGGGCAGATCACGTCCGGGCTCTACGACCGGCTCAACGGTATCCCCACGATCATCCCGATCCTGCTGCCTTTCGCGGTGCTCTTCCTGCCGTTGCTGGACCTGTCCCTGGCCGTCGTGCGCCGCACCGCACTGGGCCGTTCGCCGTGGTCCGCCGACCGGGGACACCTGCACCACAAGCTGTTGGATATCGGGTACTCGCACCGGGGCGCCGTGGTGCTGATGTACCTGTGGACCTGCGTGCTGGCCTTCGGCGGCCTGGCCTTCGTGGTGTACCCGTGGCAAACCGTCCTGCCTTTGGACCTGGCCGCCACCGTCGTCATGGCCGTCGTGACAGCATGGCCCTACTTCCGCCGGCGGACTCCCGGACGGCCGGCGGGGACCCCGGAGTGA
- the atpB gene encoding F0F1 ATP synthase subunit A gives MIALALPAQDSGDFTPPGIEQLHLPAILPWGAADGFSKQMLLVILSVIIIATFFLLAARKQQLVPGKLQFAGEAAYGFVRNGIAKDIIGGKDFMKYVPLLFSLFFFILVNNIYGAIPVIQLPSFSHVGGAYVLAAIVYVTWIAIGIKKNGLRYFKLATVPSGVPIYILPIVIPIEIISNFLVRPVTHSLRLFATMLAGHLIVMIAGSGIEFLVMQENVLLKGASVLVLAGSVAMYMLEALIMALQAYVFTLLTAIYIEGALHADSH, from the coding sequence TTGATCGCGCTTGCGCTCCCGGCCCAAGATTCAGGAGATTTCACTCCTCCTGGAATTGAACAATTGCACCTGCCGGCAATCCTGCCGTGGGGTGCAGCCGACGGATTCTCCAAGCAGATGCTGCTGGTAATCCTGTCGGTCATTATAATCGCTACATTCTTTCTGCTGGCTGCGCGGAAGCAGCAGCTGGTTCCCGGCAAGCTGCAGTTTGCAGGCGAGGCCGCCTACGGCTTCGTCCGTAACGGCATTGCCAAGGACATCATCGGCGGCAAAGACTTCATGAAGTACGTCCCGCTGCTGTTCAGCCTCTTCTTCTTCATCCTGGTGAACAACATCTACGGCGCCATCCCCGTGATCCAGCTCCCGAGCTTCTCCCACGTCGGCGGCGCCTATGTCCTCGCAGCGATCGTGTATGTCACCTGGATCGCGATCGGCATCAAGAAGAACGGTCTCCGCTACTTCAAGCTGGCCACCGTGCCGAGCGGCGTCCCGATCTACATCCTGCCGATCGTCATTCCGATCGAGATCATCTCCAACTTCCTGGTCCGTCCCGTGACGCACAGCCTCCGTCTGTTTGCCACGATGCTGGCCGGCCACCTCATCGTCATGATCGCGGGATCCGGAATCGAATTCCTCGTCATGCAGGAAAACGTGCTCCTGAAGGGCGCCTCCGTACTCGTGCTTGCAGGCTCCGTAGCCATGTACATGCTCGAAGCGCTGATCATGGCGCTGCAGGCCTACGTCTTCACCTTGCTGACTGCCATCTACATCGAAGGCGCTCTGCACGCGGACAGCCACTAG
- the atpE gene encoding ATP synthase F0 subunit C, with protein sequence MEGSINGSLNLIGYGLSAIGGGIGVGLVFAAYINGVARQPEAQRVLQPIAFLGLALTEALAILGLVFAFVLK encoded by the coding sequence ATGGAAGGCTCCATCAACGGCTCCCTCAACCTCATCGGCTACGGCCTCTCCGCCATCGGCGGTGGTATCGGTGTTGGTCTCGTATTCGCTGCCTACATCAACGGTGTGGCACGCCAGCCGGAAGCGCAGCGCGTCCTGCAGCCGATCGCATTCCTCGGCCTTGCGCTGACTGAAGCCCTCGCCATCCTCGGCCTGGTCTTCGCGTTTGTTCTCAAGTAA
- a CDS encoding F0F1 ATP synthase subunit B: MHQTIISAAGAEAANPLVPNVWEMGVVLVGFAVLFFIVVKFVVPMFEKTFAERAEAIEGGIAKAEKAQAEASAALEEYKQQLTDARAEANRIREEARAEGAQILADLKEKAAAESARITAQAHAAIQSERQAAVVSLRAEVGTLATTLAGRIVGEALSDDARSARVVDRFLADLENQNAGAAK; this comes from the coding sequence ATGCATCAAACGATCATTTCAGCCGCTGGCGCCGAAGCGGCCAACCCGCTCGTTCCCAACGTCTGGGAAATGGGCGTCGTCCTCGTCGGCTTTGCTGTCCTCTTCTTCATCGTGGTCAAGTTTGTTGTCCCGATGTTCGAGAAGACGTTTGCAGAGCGTGCCGAGGCCATTGAAGGTGGCATTGCCAAGGCTGAAAAGGCCCAGGCAGAGGCTTCCGCAGCTCTCGAAGAGTACAAGCAGCAGTTGACCGACGCCCGCGCCGAGGCCAACCGCATCCGCGAGGAAGCCCGTGCCGAAGGCGCCCAGATCCTTGCGGACCTGAAGGAGAAGGCAGCCGCCGAGTCTGCCCGCATCACGGCCCAGGCACACGCGGCGATCCAGTCCGAGCGTCAGGCGGCCGTTGTGTCCCTGCGCGCAGAGGTTGGCACGCTTGCCACCACCCTGGCCGGCCGCATCGTTGGCGAGGCGCTCAGCGATGACGCCCGTTCAGCCCGTGTGGTGGACCGTTTCCTGGCAGATCTGGAGAACCAGAACGCAGGTGCAGCTAAGTAA
- a CDS encoding F0F1 ATP synthase subunit delta translates to MAGVSSGSLTAALVALEAKLPNASLQLAKELFGILATVDSSAGLRRALTDPSRSNDDKSALVRQLFGGKVSADAVEIASGLAGSRWAAARDIGDALETLAASVVIAVAENKSAVSASGITGLEALENDLFSFNQAVDSSHEVQRALSEPQASGAAKIALAEKLVPQASEEAKVLIGQAVSQPRGLKVTKLVDRFAELAAKRQQRWIATVGVTRPLTETQTSRLQAGLNTLYGRELKINMIVDPALVGGIRIQVGDEVVDASVLARLGDLHRQLA, encoded by the coding sequence ATGGCAGGTGTATCGAGCGGATCGCTGACCGCGGCGCTGGTGGCGCTGGAAGCCAAGCTTCCCAACGCTTCGCTGCAGTTGGCTAAAGAACTCTTCGGAATCCTGGCAACTGTGGACAGCTCGGCCGGCTTGCGCCGCGCCCTGACTGACCCGTCGCGCAGCAATGACGACAAGTCCGCGCTGGTCAGGCAGCTCTTCGGCGGAAAAGTCTCCGCTGATGCTGTGGAAATCGCGAGCGGACTGGCCGGTTCACGCTGGGCAGCGGCCCGGGATATCGGCGATGCACTCGAGACGCTTGCCGCTTCGGTGGTCATCGCCGTTGCTGAGAACAAGTCGGCAGTCTCTGCCTCAGGAATCACCGGGCTGGAAGCGCTGGAGAACGATCTGTTCTCCTTCAACCAGGCCGTCGACTCCAGCCACGAGGTACAGCGTGCCCTGTCCGAGCCGCAGGCGAGCGGGGCTGCCAAGATTGCCCTTGCCGAAAAGCTCGTTCCGCAGGCAAGCGAGGAAGCGAAAGTCCTTATCGGACAGGCAGTATCGCAGCCCCGCGGCCTGAAGGTGACCAAGCTCGTCGACCGGTTCGCCGAGCTTGCAGCCAAGCGCCAGCAGCGCTGGATCGCAACGGTCGGCGTCACCCGTCCACTGACGGAGACGCAGACCAGCCGTCTGCAGGCAGGGCTGAACACCCTTTACGGGCGCGAGCTCAAGATCAACATGATTGTTGACCCGGCACTGGTCGGTGGCATCCGCATCCAGGTTGGTGACGAAGTGGTTGACGCTTCCGTCCTGGCCCGGTTGGGCGATCTTCACCGTCAGCTCGCTTAG
- the atpA gene encoding F0F1 ATP synthase subunit alpha translates to MAELTINADDVRIALNEFAASYEPGNAERVEVGRVTTAGDGIARVEGLPSVMANELLRFEDGTLGLAQNLDVREIGVIVLGDFTGIEEGQEVHRTGQVLSVPVGDAFLGRVVDPLGEPIDDLGEIKAETTRALELQAPGVTQRKSVHEPMQTGLKAIDAMIPIGRGQRQLIIGDRQTGKSAIAIDTIINQKANWASGDVKKQVRCIYVAIGQKASTIAAVRQTLEDNGALEYTTIVASPASDPAGFKYLAPYAGSAIGQHWMYGGKHVLIVFDDLSKQAEAYRAVSLLLRRPPGREAYPGDVFYLHSRLLERCAKLSDELGAGSMTGLPLIETKANDVSAYIPTNVISITDGQIFLQSDLFNANQRPAVDVGVSVSRVGGAAQVKSMKKVSGTLKLELAQYRDMQAFAMFASDLDAASRQQLTRGARLMELLKQGQYSPFPVENQVVSIWAGTNGHLDDVPVEDINRFETEFLEHLKHKSSILTTLAQTNVMDDDTAEALKTSIVAFKKGFFGEGDSYLVGAGHEEHAPIGEDQVDQEKIVKQKR, encoded by the coding sequence ATGGCCGAATTGACCATCAACGCCGACGACGTCCGTATTGCGTTGAACGAGTTCGCGGCGTCCTACGAACCCGGAAACGCGGAGCGCGTAGAGGTCGGCCGTGTAACAACCGCAGGTGACGGCATCGCCCGTGTTGAGGGCCTTCCCTCGGTCATGGCGAACGAGCTGCTTCGCTTCGAAGACGGCACGCTGGGCCTGGCCCAGAACCTCGACGTCCGCGAAATCGGTGTCATCGTCCTCGGTGACTTCACCGGAATCGAAGAAGGCCAGGAAGTCCACCGCACCGGACAGGTTCTGTCCGTGCCGGTTGGCGACGCCTTCCTCGGCCGTGTTGTCGACCCGCTGGGCGAGCCCATTGACGACCTCGGCGAGATCAAGGCCGAGACCACCCGGGCCCTGGAACTCCAGGCGCCCGGCGTGACCCAGCGCAAGTCGGTTCACGAACCGATGCAGACCGGTCTCAAGGCCATCGACGCCATGATCCCGATCGGCCGCGGCCAGCGTCAGCTGATCATCGGTGACCGCCAGACCGGCAAGTCGGCAATCGCCATCGACACGATCATCAACCAGAAGGCCAACTGGGCCTCAGGCGATGTCAAAAAGCAGGTTCGCTGCATCTATGTGGCCATCGGCCAGAAGGCATCCACGATCGCTGCCGTCCGCCAGACCCTCGAGGACAACGGCGCACTGGAGTACACGACCATCGTGGCTTCCCCTGCGTCTGACCCCGCAGGCTTCAAGTACCTGGCACCGTACGCCGGCTCGGCCATCGGCCAGCACTGGATGTACGGCGGCAAGCACGTCCTCATCGTCTTCGATGACCTGTCCAAGCAGGCCGAGGCCTACCGTGCAGTGTCGCTGCTGCTCCGCCGTCCGCCGGGACGCGAAGCCTACCCGGGCGACGTTTTCTACTTGCACTCCCGCCTGCTGGAGCGTTGTGCCAAGCTCTCCGACGAGCTCGGTGCAGGTTCGATGACCGGCCTGCCGCTCATCGAGACCAAGGCAAACGACGTATCCGCCTACATCCCGACCAACGTGATCTCGATCACCGATGGCCAGATCTTCCTGCAGTCGGACCTCTTCAACGCCAACCAGCGTCCCGCCGTTGACGTGGGTGTCTCCGTCTCCCGCGTTGGTGGCGCCGCCCAGGTCAAGTCCATGAAGAAGGTCTCCGGTACCTTGAAGCTGGAACTGGCCCAGTACCGCGACATGCAGGCCTTCGCAATGTTCGCGTCGGACCTCGACGCCGCTTCGCGCCAGCAGCTGACCCGTGGTGCCCGCCTGATGGAACTGCTCAAGCAGGGCCAGTACTCGCCGTTCCCGGTCGAGAACCAGGTCGTCTCCATCTGGGCAGGCACCAACGGCCACCTCGACGACGTTCCGGTTGAGGACATCAACCGCTTCGAAACCGAGTTCCTGGAGCACCTCAAGCACAAGTCCTCCATTCTGACGACGCTGGCCCAGACCAACGTCATGGACGACGACACCGCAGAAGCACTGAAGACCTCGATCGTGGCCTTCAAGAAGGGCTTCTTCGGCGAGGGAGACAGCTACCTGGTCGGTGCGGGGCACGAGGAGCACGCCCCCATCGGCGAGGATCAGGTCGACCAGGAAAAAATCGTCAAGCAGAAGCGCTAG
- a CDS encoding F0F1 ATP synthase subunit gamma gives MGAQIRVYRQKISSTTSMRKIFKAMELIATSRIGKARARVAASLPYANAITRAVSAVASQSEIDHPLVTEPEQIRRAAVLVITSDRGLAGSYSASVLKQAEGLNELLLEEGKEVKMYLVGRKAQAYFDFRNRPYGRVWTGGTDAPEFATAQEISEALLADFATAYEEGGVDEIHVVYTRFKSMVVQEPTVVRLLPLEVVEEQAASESDLLPLYEFEPETEQVLDALLPRYIESRIFAAMLQAAASELAARQRAMKSAGDNATDLIKKFTRLRNTARQAEITQELSEIVAGADALNAS, from the coding sequence ATGGGAGCCCAGATCCGGGTCTACCGCCAGAAGATCAGCTCGACGACCTCGATGCGCAAGATCTTCAAGGCGATGGAACTGATCGCTACCTCGCGCATCGGCAAGGCCCGAGCACGCGTAGCAGCTTCACTGCCTTACGCAAACGCGATCACGCGCGCCGTTTCTGCTGTTGCAAGCCAGAGCGAAATCGACCACCCGCTGGTCACCGAACCGGAGCAGATCCGCCGTGCCGCCGTCCTGGTAATCACCTCGGACCGTGGCCTCGCAGGTTCCTACTCGGCGAGTGTGCTCAAGCAAGCGGAAGGTCTCAACGAGCTGCTGCTTGAGGAAGGCAAGGAAGTCAAGATGTACCTGGTCGGCCGCAAGGCCCAGGCATACTTCGACTTCCGGAACCGCCCTTACGGGCGTGTCTGGACCGGCGGCACGGACGCACCGGAGTTTGCCACCGCGCAGGAAATCAGCGAGGCATTGCTGGCAGACTTCGCGACGGCCTATGAAGAGGGCGGCGTCGACGAGATCCATGTCGTCTACACCCGCTTCAAGTCGATGGTTGTCCAGGAGCCGACGGTTGTCCGTCTCCTCCCGCTTGAGGTTGTCGAAGAGCAGGCCGCGTCCGAATCGGATCTCCTGCCGCTCTACGAATTCGAGCCGGAAACGGAGCAGGTTCTTGATGCTCTGCTGCCGCGCTACATCGAGTCCCGTATCTTCGCCGCAATGTTGCAGGCAGCCGCTTCGGAGCTCGCTGCACGCCAGCGCGCGATGAAGTCCGCCGGCGACAACGCCACGGACCTCATCAAGAAATTCACGCGTCTGCGCAACACTGCCCGCCAGGCTGAGATTACGCAGGAGCTTTCCGAAATCGTTGCCGGCGCTGACGCCTTGAACGCGTCCTAG
- the atpD gene encoding F0F1 ATP synthase subunit beta yields the protein MTATATEHVAATTGATGRIARVIGPVVDVEFPADAIPSIYHALTTEITLNGETKTITFEVALHLGDNVIRAISLQATDGLVRGSAVVDTGAPISVPVGDVVKGHIFNVLGQPLDVPESELQITERWPIHRKAPAFATLEGSTEMMETGIKVIDLLTPYIKGGKIGLFGGAGVGKTVLIQEMITRVARNFGGTSVFAGVGERTREGNDLWVEMEEAGVLKDTALVFGQMDEPPGTRLRVALSALTMAEYFRDVQNQDVLLFIDNIFRFTQAGSEVSTLLGRMPSAVGYQPNLADEMGLLQERITSTKGHSITSMQAIYVPADDYTDPAPATTFAHLDATTELSREIASRGLYPAVDPLTSTSRILDPQYIGNDHYNTAVRVKQILQKNKELQDIIAILGVDELSEEDKIVVSRARRIQQFLSQNTYTAKQFTGVEGSTVSIKDTVEGFTAICDGELDHIAEQAFFNVGGLDDVERQWAKIQEQTK from the coding sequence ATGACTGCCACTGCTACCGAACACGTAGCCGCGACGACCGGTGCTACCGGCCGTATTGCACGTGTTATTGGCCCGGTTGTCGACGTCGAATTCCCGGCTGACGCAATCCCCTCGATTTACCACGCACTCACCACCGAGATTACTCTCAACGGTGAGACCAAGACCATCACGTTTGAAGTTGCCCTGCACCTCGGCGACAACGTCATTCGCGCCATCTCCCTGCAGGCAACCGATGGACTCGTCCGCGGCAGCGCCGTCGTCGACACGGGAGCCCCCATCTCCGTACCGGTCGGTGACGTCGTCAAGGGACACATCTTCAACGTCCTCGGACAGCCGCTGGACGTGCCCGAGTCCGAACTGCAGATCACGGAACGCTGGCCGATCCACCGCAAGGCTCCCGCCTTTGCGACCCTCGAGGGTTCCACCGAGATGATGGAAACCGGCATCAAGGTCATCGACCTTCTCACCCCGTACATCAAGGGTGGCAAGATCGGCCTGTTCGGCGGTGCCGGCGTCGGCAAGACCGTGCTGATCCAGGAAATGATCACCCGTGTTGCCCGCAACTTCGGTGGCACCTCGGTGTTCGCCGGTGTCGGCGAGCGTACCCGCGAAGGCAATGACCTCTGGGTTGAAATGGAAGAGGCAGGCGTCCTCAAGGACACGGCCCTTGTTTTCGGCCAGATGGATGAGCCGCCGGGAACGCGCCTGCGCGTGGCGCTGTCCGCACTGACCATGGCGGAGTACTTCCGCGATGTCCAGAACCAGGACGTGCTGCTCTTCATCGACAACATCTTCCGCTTCACCCAGGCAGGCTCCGAGGTTTCCACCCTCCTCGGCCGCATGCCGTCGGCCGTGGGCTACCAGCCCAACCTGGCAGACGAGATGGGCCTCCTCCAGGAGCGCATCACGTCCACCAAGGGCCACTCCATCACCTCGATGCAGGCCATCTACGTCCCCGCAGATGACTACACCGACCCGGCTCCGGCCACGACCTTCGCACACCTCGACGCGACCACGGAACTTTCCCGTGAAATCGCTTCCCGTGGCCTGTACCCGGCCGTTGACCCGCTGACGTCGACCTCGCGCATCCTGGATCCGCAGTACATCGGCAACGACCACTACAACACGGCCGTCCGGGTGAAGCAGATCCTCCAGAAGAACAAGGAACTTCAGGACATCATCGCCATCCTCGGCGTTGACGAACTCTCTGAAGAAGACAAGATCGTCGTGTCGCGTGCACGCCGCATCCAGCAGTTCCTCTCGCAGAACACCTACACCGCCAAGCAGTTCACCGGCGTTGAAGGCTCCACCGTTTCCATCAAGGACACGGTCGAGGGCTTCACGGCGATCTGCGACGGCGAGCTCGACCACATCGCAGAGCAGGCGTTCTTCAACGTCGGCGGCCTGGATGACGTCGAGCGCCAGTGGGCCAAGATCCAGGAACAGACCAAGTAA
- a CDS encoding F0F1 ATP synthase subunit epsilon has translation MAELEVEIVAADHFVWSGAAKMVKARTSDGEIGILPGHSPLLAILAEGELAIEPVSGDRIAVVVDGGFFSVDNNRVVIVADNAQMGDAATAGIR, from the coding sequence ATGGCTGAGCTTGAGGTTGAGATTGTCGCAGCGGACCACTTTGTGTGGTCCGGAGCGGCCAAGATGGTCAAGGCCCGCACCAGCGATGGTGAAATCGGAATCCTGCCCGGCCACTCGCCCCTGCTGGCGATTCTGGCCGAAGGTGAACTGGCCATCGAGCCGGTGTCCGGTGACCGCATCGCAGTAGTTGTCGACGGCGGGTTCTTCTCCGTCGACAACAACCGCGTTGTCATTGTTGCTGACAACGCCCAAATGGGTGACGCGGCTACTGCTGGGATCCGCTAG
- a CDS encoding DUF2550 domain-containing protein, translating to MNDTGLPFIVLATLFALLVITLCLSGVRRFNLRRALGTVDASICTAGNSWQMGVCRYQDNALEWFRLASVSLRPKHTFRRSSLELLGRRKPTESELLKVQPDSVIVELRYEGQEVLLAMRFDAYTGLSSWLEAGPVIGVGTWR from the coding sequence ATGAACGATACCGGTTTGCCGTTCATCGTCCTGGCGACGCTCTTTGCGTTGCTGGTCATTACACTGTGCCTTTCGGGGGTGCGCCGCTTCAACCTGCGGCGCGCCCTGGGCACGGTGGACGCCTCCATTTGCACGGCTGGAAACAGCTGGCAGATGGGGGTTTGTCGTTATCAGGACAATGCCCTGGAGTGGTTCCGCCTGGCCTCCGTGAGCCTGCGTCCGAAGCACACCTTCCGGCGCAGCTCCCTGGAACTGCTGGGCCGCCGCAAGCCCACCGAGTCCGAGCTGCTTAAGGTGCAGCCTGACTCCGTGATCGTGGAACTCCGGTACGAAGGGCAGGAAGTCCTGCTCGCCATGAGGTTCGACGCCTACACCGGGCTGTCCTCCTGGCTTGAGGCCGGACCGGTCATCGGCGTCGGCACCTGGCGTTAG
- a CDS encoding alpha/beta hydrolase-fold protein has product MDFIEDIRLVDGPVLWIAWFAGAAGMAYLLWRSGRRHSVSASAVVLAAALMLSAALVAGIHLLLIYVLSVFPEELPWETLVWSVPAVSGLLLWLLRLHGIWGRKPFLASIPHAPRPVVHRLRSTAAATGALLGVVALSAVQINVYFGLNQTVSDLTGTAVARIQPLEAGLERPAGAPTAVGLAGWNAPGELPEGAVRRAEIPGTSSGFHSREAYLYLPPAYQSSPRPALPVLVLFSGQPGGPADWLSGGALRGRLDRFASAHNGVAPVVVVVDPNGSATGNTLCMDSRIAQADTFLARDVPAWINRTLDVDPDPRQWAVGGFSYGATCAVQMVTRHPEVYNAALAFSSEKEPALAKERDKTIQASFGGDTAAFERQTPLQLMKEHSFAGSAIYFGAGERDPEFIGYMDLLSAAARNSGFAVETRRIPNAGHSWETASKGLPGGLDFLAGRWGIQP; this is encoded by the coding sequence GTGGATTTCATCGAGGACATCAGGCTGGTTGACGGGCCGGTGCTGTGGATTGCCTGGTTTGCCGGCGCAGCAGGCATGGCCTATCTGCTCTGGCGGAGCGGGCGGCGCCACTCCGTCAGTGCGTCCGCCGTCGTGCTCGCTGCTGCACTGATGCTCTCGGCCGCCCTCGTGGCGGGGATTCACCTGCTGCTGATCTACGTGCTCTCCGTCTTCCCCGAAGAACTTCCCTGGGAGACCCTCGTCTGGTCTGTTCCGGCCGTCTCGGGCCTGCTGCTGTGGCTTCTGCGCCTGCACGGTATCTGGGGACGGAAACCCTTCCTTGCGAGCATCCCGCACGCTCCCCGGCCCGTCGTGCACCGCCTGCGCTCGACCGCCGCCGCCACCGGCGCCCTGCTGGGCGTTGTCGCGCTCTCCGCGGTCCAGATCAACGTCTATTTCGGGCTGAACCAGACCGTCAGCGACCTGACCGGCACAGCCGTGGCGCGGATCCAGCCGCTCGAAGCCGGCCTGGAGCGGCCCGCCGGAGCCCCGACCGCCGTCGGCCTCGCCGGATGGAACGCACCGGGAGAACTTCCGGAAGGTGCCGTACGCAGGGCCGAGATCCCCGGCACCAGTTCCGGGTTCCACAGCCGCGAGGCGTACCTCTACCTTCCGCCCGCCTACCAGAGCTCCCCGCGCCCGGCCCTGCCCGTCCTGGTGCTGTTCTCCGGCCAGCCGGGCGGCCCTGCCGACTGGCTCTCCGGGGGCGCACTCCGGGGCCGCCTGGACCGCTTCGCCTCGGCACACAACGGCGTTGCGCCGGTGGTGGTGGTGGTCGACCCGAACGGCTCGGCCACCGGCAACACCCTGTGCATGGACAGCCGGATAGCTCAGGCGGACACCTTCCTTGCCCGTGACGTGCCGGCATGGATCAACAGGACCCTCGACGTCGACCCGGATCCCCGGCAGTGGGCCGTGGGGGGCTTCTCCTACGGCGCCACCTGCGCCGTGCAGATGGTGACCCGGCACCCGGAGGTATACAACGCCGCGCTGGCCTTCTCCAGCGAGAAGGAACCTGCCCTCGCCAAGGAACGCGACAAGACCATCCAGGCATCCTTCGGAGGGGACACCGCGGCCTTCGAACGGCAGACGCCGCTGCAGCTCATGAAGGAGCACAGCTTCGCGGGCAGCGCCATCTACTTCGGCGCCGGCGAGCGGGACCCCGAGTTCATCGGCTACATGGACCTGCTGTCGGCGGCGGCGCGGAACTCCGGGTTTGCGGTGGAAACCCGCCGGATTCCCAATGCCGGGCACTCCTGGGAGACGGCGTCCAAGGGCCTGCCCGGTGGCCTGGACTTCCTCGCCGGGCGCTGGGGCATCCAGCCATGA